The Pirellulales bacterium genome contains the following window.
CGGCTGCGCTACCCCGGTGAAGACGGCATTTTGGGAACCAAGGACGATTTGTTCGACGTGAACGAGCTGCACGTGCCGGTGGGCGAAGAAGTGCTTGTCAGCTTGAAAAGCGCGGACGTGTTGCACAGCTTCTTTCTGCCTAATTTGCGGGTCAAGCAAGATGCGGTGCCAGGCATGAAAATTCCCGTGTGGTTTCGCGCTATGAAGGAGGGGGAATATGACATTCCCTGTGCGGAACTGTGCGGTTGGGGGCACTACAAAATGAAGGGCCGGCTGGTTGTGGAATCGCGGACCGCTTACGAAAAGTATTTGGCCGATTTGAAGGCGCGGCAAAACGCGGTTTCGCCGCCGGGCGCTGCACAACAAACCGCCCAATCGCAGTCGGGGCCGGTTCCGTCTGTTGCCGCGCAACCCAACGGTGGTGCGGCCACCTCCGCCGAAACAAACGCATCATTGGCAAAAACAAACGAATAAGGTTCTGGAATGAGCAGTATTACCGTCGGTTCGCACGCCCCTGATTTAAGCCACGCAGACGGCCACGCCCACACGCAAAGCTTTTTGAGCAAGTACGTCTTCTCGAAAGATCATAAAGTCATCGGCATTCAATTTTTGTTTTCCACGCTGGTGTGGTTTTTGATTGGCGGCCTCTTGGCCCTGGCCGTGCGGTGGCAAATTGCTTGGCCGTGGACGAAGGTGCCCATTTTGAATCACTTGTACGCGGCCGAAGGGGGGCAGATGTCGCCCGAGGCGTACACCATGCTGTTCACCATGCATGCCACGGTGATGATTTTCTTGGTGATCATTCCGATTTTGGCCGGCGCCTTCGGGAACTTTTTAATTCCGCTGATGATCGGCGCCGACGACATGGCGTTTCCCACGCTGAACATGCTCAGCTATTGGTTCATGTGGCCGGCGTTTATTTTTTTGGGAGCCAGCTTTTTTGTGGAAGGGGGCGCCGCCGCGTTCGGGTGGACGTCCTATGCGCCGGGGTCTTCCAACGTAATGACGGCGCCGGGCAGTTTGCACGGCCAAACCTTGTGGCTGTTGGGGCTGGTGTGCGTTGGCATTTC
Protein-coding sequences here:
- the coxB gene encoding cytochrome c oxidase subunit II is translated as MGKFWSLLFLCVTIFGVGMFIYGPAVGVWLPENVGAETAYSIDHLFKFILVLTGVVFIGTEVTLFYFLWRYDGKSNKQPAKFSHGSHTLEICWTIVPAATLLFIAIYQMNTWAEAKMRTPMASGHDIPYSVEVTGRQFEWRLRYPGEDGILGTKDDLFDVNELHVPVGEEVLVSLKSADVLHSFFLPNLRVKQDAVPGMKIPVWFRAMKEGEYDIPCAELCGWGHYKMKGRLVVESRTAYEKYLADLKARQNAVSPPGAAQQTAQSQSGPVPSVAAQPNGGAATSAETNASLAKTNE